TGAAAAAGTTACCAAAATAAACACGGTATGCATGCATGGAAACCCTCTCAAACCGTGGTCAAACCGGGACCTGTGGAAGAAATATGATTTTAGGGATTTCGGGCTTATCGGGGAACCATACCTCTCAATTGACTATAATAAAGTCTTTTACCTTACAGATACGGGGAGGACCTGGGCTGATTTAAAGATCAGAGTAAAGGATATAATTGATAACCCCGGAGCAAATGAAAAATCGGACCTGAGGTCAATTTCTTCTACTGATGATGTAATCCACCTGATTCAAACTGAAAAAATGTCCCAGATCTGCCTGCTTGTCCACCCTAACAGGTGGTGCGAAGACCTTGGCGGCTGGACAAAAGAACTGCTGTTCCAGAACGTGAAAAATGTAGGGAAGGCAGGGATTGTGTGGTACAGAAATATTCAAAGAAAAGAAATAACTCACTGATGTGGGACTGATGGATATAAAAGTAGAACTTTTATCAGAGAAAAATGAAGCAAAATGGGAAGAATTTGTATCGCTCCCGAATAATGCAGGGGTCTGGCATACTCTAAAGTGGAAAAGAATTATAGAAAAAGAGTATGGATTCAAGCCTTACTACTTACTGGCAATTGATGGAGCAGAAGTCTGCGGAATTCTTCCACTTTTTCAGGTTAAGAGCTTGATTACTGGAAATAGAATCGTTTCTCTGCCTTTTTCTTATAATTGCGGCCCGGTTGCGAACTCGGACGAATCTTACACTTTATTAGTTAATGAAGCACAGAAATTAACAGAAAAACTGAAGTGTGAATATCTGGAGTTGAAAATGGGAACATCACTCCCGGCTGACTCAATCGAACAGAACCAATTGATTGAAAGTAAGTTTTTTTACACGAGCGTGTTAAACCTCACATCGGATCCCGAAGTAATCTGGTTCAATATGGATGCCAGAAGGACAAAATGGGCAGTAAGGAAAGCTATAAGAGAAAACGTAAAAATACGAACGGAAACAAATCAAGAAGACATTCAGATACTACACGATTTAAAGGTCAAAACAAGACAAAAACATGGCTCACCTGCTCCTTCACTCCGGTTTTTTCAAAAAATAATGGAAGAATTCGGGCCAACAGATATTGTGAAACTATGGGTCGCTGAATATGATAACAGGATAGTTTCAGCTCTTATGTTTTACGCTTTTAAGGACACAGTAATGCCCGCATATATCGCTTCCGATGATGACTACAAATCCCATATGCCAAATAACCTGCTTTACTGGCAAGCAATAGAATGGGGATGTAAAAACGGTTACAAATACTTTGATTTTGGCAGGACGGAACCCGAGAATGAGACATTGCTGAAATTTAAAAGTAAATGGGGCTGCCAAAATTACAAGATCCCCTATTATTACTACCCCAAGCAACCGAAATTGCTTTCACAAAACAGGGATTCTTTCAAGGTTAATCTTGTAACTAATTGCTGGAAAAAAGCACCTGTTCCTTTGCTAAAAGTACTGGGACCTCATCTCCTAAAACATGTCGGATAAATAAAATTAGCTCGGGTGTTTAACATGAGGCCAGATCCTTACTTGATTCCACGATTCAACTTTGATTATACATTAACCGATTTCTCTATCAGTATTGGATCTCTTTTTAAAGGAGAATCTAACCTAGAGCCTTTATACTCAACTTTCGGCCAGAAGGATTTTTTCTTTACGAACTATGGGCGGACAGCCCTTTATGTAATACTCAAATCGCTGCACTTGCCTCCAAAATCAAAAATTGGTGTCCCACTATATTGCTGTACTGTAGTGTTTGATGCAATAATCAACGCCGGACACATCCCCAGATTTATTGATATAAATAACAATTATACAATGGATCCGGAAGACCTGAAAAGTAAGATAGAGGATTTAAGTGCTGTTGTGGTTATCCATACCTTTGGCCGGCCTGCAGACATGGATTCAATAAAAAAAATAGCAGGAAGGACCCCTATTATAGAGGACTGTTCCCATTCCTTACTCAGTGAATACAAAGGGAAAATAACCGGCACAATAGGAGATATGGCAATTTTTAGCCTCGCAAAATATCTTTCTGCAGGAGGAGGGGGCTTACTAATTGTAAACAACAACTCCTTTACAGAAAATATTCAGGAAGAAATGAAGAATTTGCAGGAACCTTCTGCTTTAGATGAAATTCAGTACATTACTACAGCATATATGAGATCATTCTTTTACCACAAGCCATGGTTCGGACTTTTTGGCTTACCTATAGGCCTGATGCTGGAAAACAAAGTTGACCTGATGACTAAAAAAAGTTCAAGGATGACAGCCGGCTACAAAACCTATACAGATATATCTTCAAAGAAATTGAGCAGCTTCAAAAATAAAGTTGAGATGCAGAGAAAGAACTCTTTTTTCCTGCTTGATAAATTGAAGGATAGTTCTTTAATTTTACCCCGTGAAGAAAAAAGCACATATTGTAATTATTATTTATTTCCTCTTATAGTGAAAAACCGTGATAAAACCTGTGAACACCTGCGAAAAAACGGAGTCGATACGACCAAACTTTTCAGCCAAACTCCAGAAGTTGCAAAAGCTATTTACGATTACAAAGGCGATTGCCCCAGAACTGAGGAGATTTCAAAGAGCATAATTACCATACCAAATCACTATGTACTTAAGAAAAAAGAATTAGAAAAAGTGGCTGGAGTTATAACTGCCTGTCCGTATGTGTAAAACTCAGGGGAATAGAATGTACAATAATATTTCAATATTCACAACCGATTCATTATATTCATATATTCTGCTAAAGGATTTTATTCATAACCATCATAAAAATATCAGTGCGATATATATATCCAAACCACTGAAAAGGCAAAAATATCATAAATTTTTCTTTCGAAAGGTAATAAACGGGTTGGGAATCAGATATTATTTACAACGTGTAATTCACGATATTAAAAACAAAAATAGTGAGAGCACAATAATTAATCTTGCAAATAAATATAATATTCATACAATTGATGCCCCTAATATAAATGATACAAAAATAGTGAACAAGGTTAGAGAAGATAAAACTGACATTATTATTTCAGGGTATTTTGATCAAATAATAAAGAAAGATTTAATAAAAATTCCCTCTTTTGGGATATTAAATATACATCTGTCAATGTTGCCAGAATACAGAGGAGTGAAACCTGTCTTTTGGGTACTCAAAAATAATGAATCTAAGACCGGGATTACAATTCATATTGTAGAGGAAGGCCTAGACACAGGAGACATCGTAATCCAAAAAGAAGTAGATATATTATCCAGTGATTCAGTTGACTCCCTAACAAAAAGAATGTCCATAGTAGGAAGTGAAATTCTACAAACTGCAATTGAAAATATTCAATTAAACAAACTTGAACTTAAAAAACAAAATTTGGGGTCTGGTTCCTACTATTCACAACCAACTAAAAAAGATCTGACCCATTTTAAAAAACAAGGGAAAAAGTTCTATTAAACTTTAGTAGGGATTGGATGAAAAAACTGAAATTGATGCTGGACATCGGGCACCCAAAAGATATTAACACCTTCAGGAATGTGATCTACCTACTTCATGATCATGGTCATGAAGTAAAAATAGTAGCAAGATCCAAAGAAAATATAAAAGAAATAATAAAGAATTATGGGTTAGAATGTGATTTTAGTCCTTATTACAAAAATATTATTGGAAAAGTTTTTGGAATTTTAATTAACGATTTATGGCTTTATAAAAAAGCCAAAAAATATGATCCAGATATTTTTATCAGCTTTGGGTCTCCG
This window of the Methanosarcina mazei S-6 genome carries:
- a CDS encoding polysaccharide deacetylase family protein, whose amino-acid sequence is MRDFTLTKYESLLQAIKKTNYSTCTVHDFLKNESENCIILRHDVDRAVNRNLAMAKLEHRYGIKSTYYFRHIEETFKPEIIRQMARMGHEIGFHYEVMDKANGDMDRAIEIFKEELEDLRKATEKVTKINTVCMHGNPLKPWSNRDLWKKYDFRDFGLIGEPYLSIDYNKVFYLTDTGRTWADLKIRVKDIIDNPGANEKSDLRSISSTDDVIHLIQTEKMSQICLLVHPNRWCEDLGGWTKELLFQNVKNVGKAGIVWYRNIQRKEITH
- a CDS encoding GNAT family N-acetyltransferase; this translates as MDIKVELLSEKNEAKWEEFVSLPNNAGVWHTLKWKRIIEKEYGFKPYYLLAIDGAEVCGILPLFQVKSLITGNRIVSLPFSYNCGPVANSDESYTLLVNEAQKLTEKLKCEYLELKMGTSLPADSIEQNQLIESKFFYTSVLNLTSDPEVIWFNMDARRTKWAVRKAIRENVKIRTETNQEDIQILHDLKVKTRQKHGSPAPSLRFFQKIMEEFGPTDIVKLWVAEYDNRIVSALMFYAFKDTVMPAYIASDDDYKSHMPNNLLYWQAIEWGCKNGYKYFDFGRTEPENETLLKFKSKWGCQNYKIPYYYYPKQPKLLSQNRDSFKVNLVTNCWKKAPVPLLKVLGPHLLKHVG
- a CDS encoding DegT/DnrJ/EryC1/StrS family aminotransferase, translated to MRPDPYLIPRFNFDYTLTDFSISIGSLFKGESNLEPLYSTFGQKDFFFTNYGRTALYVILKSLHLPPKSKIGVPLYCCTVVFDAIINAGHIPRFIDINNNYTMDPEDLKSKIEDLSAVVVIHTFGRPADMDSIKKIAGRTPIIEDCSHSLLSEYKGKITGTIGDMAIFSLAKYLSAGGGGLLIVNNNSFTENIQEEMKNLQEPSALDEIQYITTAYMRSFFYHKPWFGLFGLPIGLMLENKVDLMTKKSSRMTAGYKTYTDISSKKLSSFKNKVEMQRKNSFFLLDKLKDSSLILPREEKSTYCNYYLFPLIVKNRDKTCEHLRKNGVDTTKLFSQTPEVAKAIYDYKGDCPRTEEISKSIITIPNHYVLKKKELEKVAGVITACPYV
- a CDS encoding methionyl-tRNA formyltransferase; this encodes MYNNISIFTTDSLYSYILLKDFIHNHHKNISAIYISKPLKRQKYHKFFFRKVINGLGIRYYLQRVIHDIKNKNSESTIINLANKYNIHTIDAPNINDTKIVNKVREDKTDIIISGYFDQIIKKDLIKIPSFGILNIHLSMLPEYRGVKPVFWVLKNNESKTGITIHIVEEGLDTGDIVIQKEVDILSSDSVDSLTKRMSIVGSEILQTAIENIQLNKLELKKQNLGSGSYYSQPTKKDLTHFKKQGKKFY